A window of the Oryza brachyantha chromosome 5, ObraRS2, whole genome shotgun sequence genome harbors these coding sequences:
- the LOC102705624 gene encoding protein NETWORKED 4B-like → MEKMQHPQSRKSSSWWWDSHISPKNSKWLSENLEEMETQIKETLELIEEGESSEEKAGVLITHVQNFHQMYRALAERYGNVTGELRKNIPSSLQSHVSSGISESDSEAQSPSSPEPDLQEKMSQQKQKPQSDCFDVSIGSGASSDVSKKGSDGSSSSSESDLELDEVKEANDNSILYALSQKIIELEDKLREVKGKLDASEEKNSRCQCNFGANSEVSEHEEKQQDSDVETKSLLKDLDEVKSEKEALEAVLLVNKDEIDRLKESMVSAAKQFEVELAHHDTKIDKCNQELEVLSEKYVHDVSALEAELGKLQGVIKTFEDDFAKISHEKSLLESRVEDLEQSADSLNYSASEMVKLQELLKNTQAELERVSQEKEVLRERAHEFEQLFRDFENSGMEVAKLPEIIKDLEAQIEGTLQEKSVLQDRIKELEQVSHDSLQNHSLEKSSLSAELSKLSETNASLEAKLASVEAELRQVYDEKAEQSINSEKQISGLNQDLANVKSKLELLSSEKSLVNNKVATLLTDVTTRDEKLKQMDGHLSQLQLERAKLMSHADLARKSLSELHARVCKLEQEVEMQKLVISESAEGKREAIRQLCFSLEHYRSGYQELRQLLHGQKRPLVMAT, encoded by the exons ATGGAGAAAATGCAGCATCCGCAATCAAGGAAATCCAGCTCATGGTGGTGGGATAGCCATATTAGTCCAAAAAATTCTAAGTGGCTCTCTGAAAATTTAGAAG AGATGGAAACACAGATAAAAGAGACATTGGAGCTTATCGAGGAAGGGGAATCCTCTGAAGAAAAGGCTGGTGTTCTTATTACTCACGTACAGAACTTTCATCAGATGTATCGTGCTCTTGCTGAGCGGTATGGCAATGTGACTGGAGAATTGCGCAAAAATATCCCATCATCACTACAATCACATGTCTCTTCCGGCATCTCAGAATCAGATTCTGAGGCACAGTCTCCTTCATCGCCAGAGCCTGACTTGCAAGAGAAGATGTcacagcaaaagcaaaaaccaCAATCAGATTGCTTTGATGTTTCTATTGGCTCTGGTGCGAGTTCTGATGTATCCAAGAAGGGGAGTGATGGGtcttcatcatcttcagaATCTGATTTAGAGCTTGATGAGGTTAAAGAAGCAAATGACAACAGCATTTTGTATGCCCTGAGTCAAAAAATTATTGAGCTTGAGGATAAGCTTCGTGAAGTAAAGGGGAAACTTGATGCTTCAGAGGAAAAGAACTCGCGCTGCCAATGTAATTTTGGTGCTAACTCAGAAGTGTCTGAGCATGAGGAAAAGCAACAGGATTCAGACGTGGAAACCAAAAGCCTTCTGAAGGATCTTGATGAAGTCAAAAGTGAAAAGGAAGCATTGGAAGCTGTGTTATTGGTGAACAAAGATGAGATTGATAGGCTGAAGGAATCAATGGTGTCAGCAGCCAAGCAGTTTGAAGTTGAGTTGGCACATCATGATACTAAAATTGATAAGTGCAACCAGGAGCTTGAGGTGCTTTCAGAAAAGTATGTACATGATGTATCTGCTCTTGAGGCTGAACTTGGAAAACTCCAGGGAGTTATCAAGACATTTGAAGATGactttgcaaaaatatcacatgagAAATCGCTACTTGAGTCTCGGGTTGAAGATCTTGAGCAGTCAGCTGACAGCTTAAATTATTCGGCTTCTGAGATGGTTAAGCTGCAAGAACTTTTGAAGAATACACAAGCAGAATTAGAAAGGGTTTCACAGGAGAAAGAAGTGCTCAGAGAGCGTGCTCATGAATTTGAGCAACTTTTTAGGGACTTTGAGAATTCCGGCATGGAGGTTGCAAAGCTACCAGAAATCATAAAGGACCTGGAAGCCCAGATAGAGGGAACACTACAGGAGAAATCTGTACTTCAGGACAGGATTAAGGAGCTGGAACAGGTTTCCCATGATTCCCTGCAGAACCATTCACTGGAGAAGTCCTCTCTGAGTGCTGAGCTTTCAAAATTATCTGAAACCAATGCTTCTCTTGAAGCCAAGTTGGCATCCGTGGAGGCAGAGCTCAGACAAGTTTATGACGAAAAGGCTGAACAATCCATCAACAGTGAGAAGCAAATTTCCGGGCTGAATCAAGATCTCGCCAATGTTAAATCCAAGCTGGAATTGCTGTCGTCCGAGAAATCCCTGGTGAACAACAAGGTGGCCACTCTACTAACTGACGTTACAACTCGTGACGAAAAGCTGAAACAGATGGATGGTCACCTGAGCCAGCTTCAGCTCGAGCGTGCCAAGCTCATGTCACATGCTGATCTTGCTCGCAAGTCCCTGTCTGAACTGCACGCGCGTGTATGCAAGCTCGAGCAAGAGGTGGAGATGCAGAAGCTTGTGATCTCTGAGAGCGCCGAGGGGAAGCGTGAGGCGATCAGGCAGCTGTGCTTCTCCCTCGAGCACTACCGCAGCGGCTACCAGGAGCTGCGGCAGCTGCTGCACGGCCAGAAGAGGCCATTGGTGATGGCAACATGA